In one window of Mercurialis annua linkage group LG4, ddMerAnnu1.2, whole genome shotgun sequence DNA:
- the LOC126676779 gene encoding uncharacterized protein LOC126676779, whose amino-acid sequence MDPPPPQPPFFQLPTATITGAAVHSVAPQTQIFPTFPSLPEQLAPEAAAGAAAAHNHTAYAATATDPTAAQSLNHPPYADMIYGAITALKERDGSSKRAIAKYIESVYTGLPETHSALLTHHLKQLKNNGYLVMVKNSYALPRSAETVTVNNSDTNISPAALPNLNPNPNPNPNPTAGVAGSPTVGSKRGRGRPPKPKSTEPNNAPAAPVTVPVGLSISPSEAIISAVVSPQSQEGDKRRPGRPKKVSPVGGGGAPVAVRPRGRPPKSGPFGVKRSPGRPRKLKSVASNGVKRGPKRLPKSVVVPYANSVAAAAVVSPRPRGRPKKGTGGAAPAAAAPAASGYVGAGVVQGKRPGRPPKAAVGAGVFSHKKRPGRPKKNANVSWGATEPSQQQSEAYGDLKMKFDFFQSKVMQAVGVLRPQLTNETPVSVVAAIQELEGLASMDINAPLREEAPPAQPPQL is encoded by the exons ATGGACCCACCACCACCACAACCACCATTTTTTCAACTTCCTACAGCTACAATAACCGGCGCCGCCGTCCACTCCGTCGCACCGCAAACCCAAATCTTTCCTACTTTTCCGTCACTTCCAGAGCAACTAGCACCAGAAGCAGCAGCTGGAGCTGCAGCTGCTCACAACCACACAGCTTATGCAGCTACAGCTACAGATCCAACCGCCGCTCAGTCGTTAAACCACCCGCCGTATGCTGAC ATGATATATGGAGCGATAACGGCGTTAAAAGAAAGAGACGGGTCAAGCAAGAGAGCAATAGCTAAGTATATAGAGAGCGTTTATACAGGTCTACCTGAGACTCACTCGGCCTTGTTGACTCATCACTTGAAACAGTTAAAAAACAACGGTTATCTCGTTATGGTAAAAAATTCTTACGCTCTTCCTAGATCTGCTGAAACTGTCACCGTTAATAACTCCGACACCAACATTTCACCTGCTGCTCTTCCTAATCTTAATCCTAATCCAAATCCTAATCCTAATCCTACTGCCGGCGTTGCTGGTTCTCCTACTGTTGGGTCGAAAAGAGGCCGAGGCCGGCCTCCTAAGCCCAAATCCACTGAGCCCAATAATGCTCCTGCTGCTCCTGTAACGGTTCCTGTCGGACTTTCTATTTCTCCCAGTGAGGCTATTATTTCTGCTGTAGTGAGCCCTCAGAGCCAGGAGGGGGACAAGAGGCGTCCGGGGCGTCCCAAGAAAGTGAGTCCAGTTGGAGGTGGAGGTGCGCCGGTGGCTGTGAGGCCGAGAGGACGGCCGCCGAAGAGCGGGCCGTTTGGGGTGAAGAGGAGCCCGGGGAGACCGAGGAAGCTGAAGTCTGTTGCATCAAATGGAGTTAAGAGAGGTCCTAAAAGGCTGCCTAAATCTGTTGTGGTTCCTTATGCTAATAgtgttgctgctgctgctgttgtTTCTCCGAGACCTCGAGGCCGCCCCAAGAAAGGTACCGGTGGTGCGGCTCCTGCTGCCGCTGCACCTGCTGCTTCTGGCTATGTTGGTGCTGGAGTGGTGCAGGGAAAGCGACCGGGGCGGCCGCCAAAGGCTGCTGTTGGTGCTGGTGTTTTTAGTCATAAGAAGAGACCTGGTAGGCCTAAGAAG AATGCAAATGTATCTTGGGGAGCAACTGAACCGTCTCAACAGCAATCGGAAGCATATGGAGATCTGAAGATGAAATTTGACTTTTTT CAATCAAAAGTAATGCAAGCTGTGGGTGTGTTAAGGCCGCAGTTGACGAACGAAACTCCAGTGAGTGTAGTAGCTGCAATCCAAGAATTAGAAGGCCTTGCATCAATGGACATTAATGCACCACTAAGAGAGGAAGCTCCGCCAGCTCAACCGCCACAGCTTTAA